A single window of Leptospira koniambonensis DNA harbors:
- a CDS encoding peptide MFS transporter → MEIQSQRQITHPRGLYVLFFVEMWERFSFYGMRALLVLFLTKELLMQDAQAGRIYGFYNGFVYLTPILGGLLADRFLGYKRSIFLGGILMMFGHLSLAFNGLWTFYLGLGLLIAGNGFFKPCISTVVGRIYELEGKPELKDSGFTIFYFGINLGAILGTWACANLAEYKGWHYGFGIAAVGMLIGLIIFGFLGRRVNPDAFLANVSRSDADSETEDPKQNRERIFAIMVFSAVTITFWASYEQIGSSLSLIIDRYVDRNIGRLEIPAANYQSLNPLFVVSLALVVSWMWKKFEESGRHISTVTKFCLGLIVLGLGYLLLSVVTFGSTEKFSSIWIILSILLLTIGELFLSPVGLSLVTKLAPVKVASMMMGFWFLANFFAHVLAGELTRFMGGRESLSGFFLIFFFLPTITAMGLFLFRKKLESWMHGVK, encoded by the coding sequence ATGGAAATCCAGAGCCAAAGGCAAATAACCCATCCTAGAGGTTTATATGTTCTCTTCTTCGTAGAAATGTGGGAGAGATTTTCTTTTTATGGAATGAGAGCACTTCTTGTTCTATTTCTGACCAAAGAACTTTTGATGCAAGACGCTCAGGCTGGACGAATATACGGATTTTATAATGGATTCGTATATCTGACACCTATCTTGGGTGGTTTACTCGCTGATAGATTTTTAGGATATAAACGTTCCATCTTTTTAGGTGGAATTCTAATGATGTTTGGTCATCTTTCCTTAGCATTTAACGGACTCTGGACTTTTTATTTGGGTCTTGGACTTTTGATCGCTGGAAATGGTTTTTTCAAACCTTGTATCTCCACTGTTGTAGGAAGAATTTATGAATTAGAAGGTAAACCTGAGCTCAAAGATTCCGGTTTTACTATATTCTATTTTGGGATCAACTTAGGTGCGATCTTAGGAACCTGGGCATGCGCAAATCTTGCTGAATATAAAGGTTGGCATTACGGATTCGGGATCGCAGCTGTCGGAATGTTAATTGGTCTTATTATTTTTGGATTTTTAGGAAGAAGAGTAAATCCAGATGCATTCTTAGCAAATGTAAGCAGATCCGATGCAGATTCGGAAACAGAGGATCCTAAACAAAACAGAGAAAGAATTTTTGCGATTATGGTTTTCTCTGCAGTTACAATCACTTTCTGGGCTTCTTATGAACAGATTGGTTCTTCCTTAAGCCTGATCATTGATCGGTATGTGGACAGAAATATTGGTAGATTGGAAATTCCTGCTGCGAATTACCAATCTTTAAATCCGCTTTTTGTAGTGAGTTTAGCACTCGTTGTTTCATGGATGTGGAAAAAATTCGAAGAATCAGGCAGGCATATTTCCACGGTGACTAAGTTTTGTTTAGGACTGATCGTTTTGGGACTCGGATACCTTCTTCTCTCCGTAGTAACTTTTGGATCTACTGAAAAATTTTCCTCTATTTGGATCATTCTTTCTATTCTACTTTTAACGATCGGAGAATTGTTTTTATCTCCAGTTGGTTTGTCTTTAGTTACTAAACTCGCACCAGTAAAAGTCGCTTCCATGATGATGGGATTTTGGTTTTTAGCAAACTTCTTCGCTCATGTTCTCGCCGGTGAATTAACTAGATTTATGGGCGGAAGGGAATCCTTGTCAGGGTTTTTCCTGATCTTCTTCTTTTTACCTACAATCACTGCGATGGGTCTATTTCTTTTCCGCAAAAAACTAGAATCTTGGATGCATGGTGTAAAATGA
- a CDS encoding cob(I)yrinic acid a,c-diamide adenosyltransferase: protein MKIYTKKGDSGTTSLASGTRVSKSDPRVELYGTADELNSAIGVAISFLTKDSKLKEPLERIQNLLFELGSELAGYKKKDDSSCILEEDISELEKEIDLWQDSLLPLKNFILPGGSSSSSFLHVARTLARRLERDLVHYKEEGHEIFPENLRFLNRLSDHLFVAARYANFESKIPEPEWKSRAKGK, encoded by the coding sequence ATGAAAATTTATACCAAAAAGGGAGATTCCGGAACCACATCCTTGGCTTCTGGGACCAGGGTCTCCAAATCAGATCCAAGGGTAGAATTGTACGGAACTGCAGATGAACTCAACTCTGCAATCGGAGTCGCAATTTCTTTCCTAACAAAAGATTCCAAATTGAAAGAGCCGTTGGAAAGAATCCAAAATTTACTTTTTGAATTAGGATCGGAGCTTGCAGGATATAAGAAGAAGGATGATTCTTCCTGTATCCTTGAAGAAGATATCTCTGAATTGGAAAAGGAAATAGATCTTTGGCAAGATTCACTTCTTCCTTTGAAAAATTTTATACTACCTGGCGGATCGTCCTCTTCTTCTTTTTTACATGTTGCTAGAACCCTAGCCAGAAGATTAGAAAGAGACCTAGTACATTATAAAGAAGAAGGTCACGAGATTTTTCCAGAAAATCTTAGATTCCTGAACAGACTTTCTGATCACCTATTCGTAGCCGCAAGATACGCAAATTTTGAATCTAAAATCCCGGAACCAGAATGGAAATCCAGAGCCAAAGGCAAATAA
- a CDS encoding flagellin, translating to MIINHNISALRANNVLKTTNHELDKTTEKLSTGMRINRAGDDALGFAVSERMRTQIRGLAQAERNVMDGVSFIQVTEGNLEQVNNILQRLRELSIQTSNGIYSDDDRKLVQLEVDQLIDEVDRLGKSAEFNKIRPLSGAYSKDSKNPIQLHVGPNQNEKLEIFVDAMNAGALQLENNGKKQTLSTPASSNAMIGILDNAIQRVNKQRSDLGAYYNRLEITAEGLQANYINMVSAESRVRDADMAEHIVDYTKNQILTKSGVAMLAQANMRPEQVVKLLSERFG from the coding sequence ATGATTATCAATCACAACATCAGCGCTCTTCGTGCGAATAACGTACTGAAGACGACCAATCACGAGCTGGATAAGACTACAGAAAAATTATCTACCGGTATGAGGATCAATCGTGCCGGTGATGATGCATTGGGATTTGCGGTTTCCGAAAGGATGCGCACCCAAATTCGAGGTCTTGCCCAAGCTGAAAGAAACGTAATGGATGGAGTTTCATTCATTCAGGTTACCGAAGGTAACTTGGAGCAAGTGAATAATATTCTCCAAAGATTGAGAGAATTATCCATCCAAACTTCCAACGGGATTTACTCGGATGATGATCGTAAACTCGTTCAACTAGAAGTAGACCAACTCATAGACGAAGTGGACAGGTTAGGTAAATCTGCCGAGTTCAACAAAATTCGCCCATTGAGTGGAGCCTACTCCAAGGATTCTAAAAATCCGATCCAGTTGCATGTTGGACCGAATCAAAACGAGAAGCTGGAAATTTTCGTGGATGCAATGAATGCAGGCGCGCTTCAGTTGGAGAACAACGGGAAAAAGCAGACTTTGTCTACTCCCGCTTCATCTAATGCGATGATCGGTATTCTTGATAATGCGATCCAAAGGGTGAATAAACAAAGATCCGATCTAGGAGCTTATTATAACCGTTTGGAAATTACAGCAGAAGGTCTGCAGGCAAACTATATCAATATGGTTTCCGCAGAAAGCCGAGTAAGGGACGCGGATATGGCTGAACATATCGTGGACTATACTAAGAATCAGATTTTAACCAAAAGTGGGGTCGCAATGCTTGCGCAAGCAAACATGAGACCGGAACAAGTAGTTAAACTTCTGAGTGAAAGATTCGGATAA
- a CDS encoding efflux RND transporter permease subunit yields MIQSIIRFSAENKFLVLIVTLAILVASYVSMKTIPLDAIPDLSDTQVIVYSRWDRSPDIMEDQVTYPIITSLLGAPKIKVVRGFSDFGFSYVYVIFQDGTDIYWARSRVLEYLSRIQPLLPAGVKTELGPDASAVGWVYQYALIDQTGNNSLVDLRTYQDFHLRYLLNSVPGVSEVAGIGGFKKQYQITIHPNALRSYNVDFETVIQKVRESNQETGGRLLEISGAEYMVRGRGYLSSLTDIENIPLSTDANGTPVLLKNVASVQFGPDIRRGIADLDGEGDVVAGTIVMRHGENALSVIERVKTKLEEIKKNLPKGAELITTYDRSELIEHAISNLKFKLIEEMIIVSIVILIFLWHFPSAIIPILTIPISVIIAFIPMNLLDINANIMSLAGMAISIGVLVDGAIVEVENAYKKLEEWEAGGRIGDYHSVRLEALLEVGPSVFFSLLVIAVAFFPIFTLVDQEGRLFRPLAYSKNIAMAVAAFLAITLDPAVRMLFTRMEPFNFKNALLSKIATTMFVGKYYPEEKHPVSKILFRFYEPACRYVLHRPKTIIVSAFTLVVLTIPVYFSLGSEFMPQLYEESFLYMPTTLPGISVAEAEKLMISMDKKLKSFPEVKRVFGKAGRSDTATDPAPFSMMETVILLKPQDEWRKADRFYSNFPRIFQYPFLPFVPERLTKDELVEKMNQEMQFPGATNAWTMPIKTRIDMLSTGMRTPIGIKILGSSLEEIESIGIKIETLLKTDKNIRSVFAERTAGGYFLDLNLRREKLARYNISVETAQQIIVAAIGGEPITQTIEGRERFSVNVRYPRELRDSLDKIKTILVPTKEFGHIPISEIASIGAKTGPSMIRDENGFLAGYVYVDPSTSDIGGFVDKAKKKVSESILLPPGYSLVWSGQYENMIRVRERMMYILPLTIFIIFLLLYFNTKSYIKTLIVLLAVPFSLIGAVGLLYILDYQISVAVWVGMIALMGLDAETGVFMLLYLDLSYEDAKKKGRLRTREDLIDAIIHGAVHRIRPKIMTVLAAMMGLLPIMWSASTGSDVMKRIAAPMVGGLVTSFILELLVYPPIYMLWKEGKLGDILPALPLTKKKRTKSI; encoded by the coding sequence ATGATTCAGTCGATTATTCGTTTTTCCGCAGAAAACAAGTTTTTAGTTCTTATAGTCACTTTAGCAATACTCGTCGCTTCTTATGTGTCCATGAAAACTATTCCGCTAGATGCAATCCCAGATCTTTCGGATACTCAGGTGATTGTATATTCTCGTTGGGACAGAAGTCCAGATATCATGGAAGACCAGGTCACTTATCCAATCATCACTTCTCTTTTAGGTGCGCCTAAGATCAAGGTGGTCAGAGGATTTTCAGATTTCGGTTTTTCTTATGTATATGTGATCTTCCAAGATGGAACAGATATCTATTGGGCCAGATCCAGGGTGTTAGAATATCTTTCGAGAATTCAACCTCTTCTTCCAGCAGGTGTAAAAACAGAATTGGGCCCAGATGCGAGTGCTGTTGGATGGGTATACCAATATGCATTGATCGATCAAACAGGGAATAATTCACTCGTAGATTTGAGAACATACCAAGATTTTCATCTAAGATATTTATTAAATTCAGTTCCTGGAGTCTCTGAAGTAGCAGGAATCGGTGGATTCAAAAAACAATACCAAATCACAATTCATCCAAATGCATTAAGATCCTATAATGTAGATTTTGAAACTGTTATCCAGAAGGTTCGAGAAAGTAACCAAGAAACTGGAGGCAGACTACTGGAAATTTCCGGTGCAGAATATATGGTGAGAGGAAGAGGATACCTTTCTTCTTTAACCGATATAGAAAATATACCCCTTTCCACGGATGCGAACGGAACTCCAGTGCTTCTGAAAAACGTCGCTTCTGTCCAATTCGGACCGGATATTCGAAGAGGGATCGCTGATTTAGATGGAGAAGGGGACGTGGTCGCAGGCACAATCGTAATGCGGCATGGAGAAAATGCACTCTCTGTAATCGAAAGAGTAAAAACCAAATTGGAAGAGATTAAAAAGAATCTTCCAAAAGGTGCAGAACTAATCACTACCTATGATAGATCTGAACTGATTGAACATGCGATCAGCAATTTGAAATTCAAATTGATAGAAGAGATGATCATTGTTTCGATCGTGATACTCATCTTTTTATGGCATTTTCCTTCTGCCATTATTCCAATTCTTACGATCCCAATTTCAGTGATCATAGCATTCATTCCAATGAATCTTTTGGATATTAATGCAAATATCATGTCCTTGGCGGGGATGGCAATCTCTATCGGAGTGCTCGTAGATGGAGCAATCGTAGAAGTAGAGAACGCTTATAAAAAATTAGAAGAATGGGAAGCAGGAGGAAGGATTGGAGACTATCATTCAGTTCGATTAGAAGCATTACTCGAAGTGGGGCCTTCCGTATTTTTCTCTTTGCTTGTGATCGCTGTGGCCTTCTTCCCGATATTCACACTTGTAGATCAAGAGGGAAGGTTATTCCGTCCATTAGCATATTCTAAAAATATCGCGATGGCGGTGGCTGCATTTTTAGCCATCACTTTGGATCCTGCAGTTAGAATGTTATTCACAAGAATGGAGCCATTCAATTTTAAAAATGCACTTCTTTCTAAGATAGCAACTACCATGTTCGTTGGGAAATATTATCCCGAAGAGAAACATCCAGTCAGTAAAATTCTATTCAGATTTTATGAACCTGCTTGTCGTTATGTTCTTCATAGACCAAAAACGATTATAGTTTCTGCATTTACATTGGTAGTTTTGACGATCCCTGTGTATTTCAGTTTAGGTTCTGAATTTATGCCTCAACTATATGAGGAATCTTTTCTATATATGCCTACCACCTTGCCTGGGATCTCAGTTGCCGAAGCAGAAAAACTAATGATCTCGATGGATAAAAAACTCAAAAGTTTTCCAGAAGTAAAACGAGTTTTTGGAAAAGCGGGACGATCAGATACAGCCACAGATCCAGCACCATTCTCCATGATGGAAACAGTGATACTTCTCAAACCCCAGGACGAATGGAGAAAGGCGGACAGATTTTATTCTAATTTTCCAAGGATTTTCCAATATCCATTCCTTCCTTTTGTGCCTGAAAGACTGACTAAAGACGAGTTAGTGGAAAAGATGAACCAGGAAATGCAATTTCCTGGAGCCACAAATGCCTGGACCATGCCGATCAAAACTCGTATCGATATGTTGAGCACAGGTATGAGAACTCCAATCGGAATTAAGATCTTGGGTTCTTCTTTGGAAGAAATAGAATCTATAGGAATTAAAATTGAAACACTTCTTAAAACAGATAAAAATATAAGAAGTGTATTTGCAGAAAGAACAGCAGGTGGTTATTTCCTAGATCTAAATCTAAGAAGGGAAAAATTAGCAAGATATAATATATCTGTAGAGACCGCACAACAGATCATAGTTGCAGCCATCGGAGGAGAACCAATCACCCAAACCATAGAAGGTAGAGAACGATTTTCAGTCAATGTGCGGTATCCTCGCGAATTGCGAGATTCTTTGGACAAGATCAAAACTATCTTGGTCCCTACGAAAGAATTCGGTCATATTCCTATTTCAGAAATTGCAAGTATAGGAGCAAAAACCGGTCCTTCTATGATCCGAGATGAGAATGGATTTTTAGCGGGTTATGTGTATGTAGATCCTTCTACCTCAGATATTGGAGGATTCGTAGATAAGGCTAAGAAGAAGGTCTCAGAATCCATTCTTCTTCCTCCTGGATATTCCCTAGTTTGGAGCGGCCAATATGAGAATATGATAAGAGTCAGAGAAAGAATGATGTACATTCTGCCTTTGACAATCTTCATTATATTTTTATTATTATACTTCAATACCAAATCTTATATCAAAACATTAATTGTACTTTTGGCAGTGCCATTCTCATTGATTGGAGCAGTTGGACTTCTTTATATTCTAGACTACCAAATCTCAGTTGCTGTCTGGGTAGGAATGATCGCACTCATGGGACTAGATGCAGAGACAGGAGTATTTATGCTCTTATATCTGGATCTTTCTTACGAGGACGCCAAGAAAAAGGGGAGATTAAGAACCAGAGAAGATCTGATAGATGCGATCATCCACGGTGCAGTGCATAGGATCCGACCTAAGATCATGACTGTCCTTGCTGCTATGATGGGACTTCTGCCGATTATGTGGTCCGCAAGCACAGGTTCAGACGTGATGAAAAGGATCGCTGCCCCCATGGTAGGAGGACTTGTGACCAGTTTTATTCTGGAACTTTTAGTATATCCTCCAATATACATGCTTTGGAAGGAGGGAAAACTGGGGGATATTCTGCCCGCCCTTCCTTTAACTAAGAAAAAAAGAACTAAATCCATTTAA